A section of the Lynx canadensis isolate LIC74 chromosome A1, mLynCan4.pri.v2, whole genome shotgun sequence genome encodes:
- the CCNB1 gene encoding G2/mitotic-specific cyclin-B1: protein MALRVTRNTKVNVENKAKISMAGAKRVPLATVAASKPGLRPRTALGDIGNKVSEQPQAKLPLKKEAKTLAPGKVIAKKIPKPLDKAPEPVSVPVPEPEPEHEPVKEEKLSPEPILVDTPSPSPMETSGCAPAEEYLCQAFSDVILAVNDVDAEDGADPNLCSEYVKDIYAYLRQLEEEQAVRPKYLLGREVTGNMRAILIDWLVQVQMKFRLLQETMYMTVSIIDRFMQNNCVPKKMLQLVGVTAMFIASKYEEMYPPEIGDFAFVTDNTYTKHQIRQMEMKILRSLNFGLGRPLPLHFLRRASKIGEVDVEQHTLAKYLMELTMLDYDMVHFPPSQIAAGAFCLALKILDNGEWTPTLQHYLSYTEESLLNVMQHLAKNIVMVNRGLTKHMTIKNKYATSKHAKISTLAQLNSALVQDLAKAVAKV from the exons AACACGAAAGTTAATgttgaaaataaagcaaagatcAGTATGGCAGGCGCAAAGCGCGTGCCTCTGGCCACTGTTGCAGCCTCCAAGCCGGGACTGAGGCCAAGAACAGCCCTCGGAGACATTGGTAACAAAGTCAGTGAACAGCCACAAGCCAAATTGCCTCTGAAAAAG GAAGCAAAAACTTTGGCTCCTGGAAAAGTTATTgctaaaaaaataccaaaacctCTGGACAAAGCACCCGAGCCTGTGTCTGTACCTGTGCCAGAACCAGAGCCAGAACATGAGCCTGttaaagaagaaaagctttctcCGGAGCCTATTTTG GTTGATACTCCGTCTCCAAGCCCAATGGAAACGTCTGGATGTGCCCCTGCAGAAGAATATCTGTGTCAGGCTTTCTCTGATGTAATTCTTGCAGTGAACGATGTGGATGCAGAAGATGGAGCTGATCCAAACCTTTGTAGTGAATATGTGAAAGATATTTATGCTTATCTGAGACAACTTGAG GAAGAGCAAGCAGTAAGACCAAAATACCTCCTGGGTCGTGAAGTCACTGGAAACATGAGAGCCATCCTAATTGACTGGCTAGTACAGGTTCAAATGAAATTCAGGTTACTGCAGGAGACCATGTACATGACTGTTTCCATTATTGATCGGTTCATGCAG AATAATTGTGTACCCAAGAAGATGCTGCAGCTGGTTGGTGTCACTGCCATGTTTATTGCAAGTAAATACGAAGAAATGTACCCTCCAGAAATTGGGGACTTTGCCTTTGTGACTGACAACACTTACACCAAGCACCAAATCAGACAGATGGAAATGAAGATTCTAAGATCTTTAAATTTTGGTCTGGGCCGCCCTCTACCCCTGCATTTCCTTCGGAGAGCATCTAAGATTGGAGAG GTTGATGTTGAGCAACATACTTTGGCCAAATACCTGATGGAGCTAACTATGCTGGATTACGATATGGTGCACTTTCCTCCTTCTCAGATTGCAGCAGGAGCTTTTTGCCTAGCACTAAAAATTCTCGACAATGGTGAATGG ACACCAACTTTACAGCATTACCTGTCATACACTGAAGAATCCCTTCTAAATGTTATGCAACACCTGGCTAAGAATATAGTCATGGTGAATCGTGGGCTTACAAAGCACATG ACTATCAAGAACAAGTATGCCACATCTAAGCATGCTAAGATCAGCACTCTAGCACAACTAAATTCTGCACTAGTTCAAGATTTAGCCAAGGCTGTGGCAAAGGTGTAA